A genomic region of Terriglobales bacterium contains the following coding sequences:
- the hpnC gene encoding squalene synthase HpnC, whose amino-acid sequence MVTASPNSVPFSGLPPEYAIPAQAPSLGEALAYCERLARRHYENFSVATWFLPERVRPHFYSVYAYCRISDDLGDEVGDPREALRLLDEWEEELNATYLSLVQPFPLDILNKKAEQLQPAVPSKNPARPRHPVFIALRETIRACNIPRQPFADLLKAFRQDQRTGRYPTFDDVLAYCQYSANPVGRLVLYTCGYSDDERQQLSDFTCTALQLANFWQDIWPDYGKGRIYIPLDDMQRYGVKEQDIAARRPTPEFRRMMKFEVDRAREWFERGLPLARKVDKELAVDIELFTRGGQEILNAIERQHFDVLTRRPAISKSRKLALVAKAALGKIFSGKEIAGN is encoded by the coding sequence ATGGTGACGGCCTCCCCCAATTCCGTGCCCTTTTCAGGCCTCCCGCCGGAATACGCTATTCCCGCGCAGGCGCCGTCTCTTGGGGAAGCTCTCGCGTATTGCGAGCGCCTGGCGCGCCGCCATTACGAGAATTTTTCGGTCGCCACCTGGTTCCTGCCCGAGCGCGTGCGCCCGCATTTTTATAGCGTCTATGCGTATTGCCGGATTTCCGATGACCTCGGCGACGAAGTCGGGGATCCGCGCGAAGCATTGCGCCTGCTGGATGAATGGGAAGAGGAGCTGAATGCCACTTATCTCAGCCTGGTCCAGCCTTTTCCGCTCGACATCCTCAACAAGAAGGCGGAGCAGTTGCAGCCGGCGGTGCCGTCGAAAAATCCGGCTCGTCCGCGGCATCCTGTGTTCATCGCCCTGCGCGAAACCATTCGCGCCTGTAACATCCCGCGCCAGCCTTTTGCTGACTTGCTGAAGGCTTTTCGCCAGGACCAGCGTACCGGCCGCTACCCGACGTTCGACGATGTGCTGGCGTACTGCCAATATTCCGCCAATCCCGTCGGGCGCCTAGTGCTCTACACCTGCGGTTACAGTGACGACGAACGCCAGCAGCTCTCTGACTTCACCTGCACCGCGCTGCAGCTGGCCAATTTCTGGCAGGACATCTGGCCCGACTACGGCAAGGGCCGCATCTACATCCCGCTCGACGACATGCAGCGTTATGGCGTCAAGGAGCAGGATATCGCCGCGCGCCGCCCCACTCCTGAGTTTCGCCGGATGATGAAATTTGAAGTCGACCGCGCTCGTGAATGGTTTGAGCGCGGATTGCCGTTGGCGCGCAAAGTGGACAAAGAGCTGGCGGTGGATATCGAACTGTTTACGCGCGGCGGCCAGGAAATTTTGAATGCGATCGAGCGCCAGCACTTCGACGTCCTGACGCGGCGGCCGGCCATCTCTAAGTCGCGCAAACTGGCCTTGGTCGCCAAAGCCGCATTGGGGAAAATTTTCAGTGGAAAGGAGATCGCCGGGAACTGA
- a CDS encoding zinc-dependent dehydrogenase, with the protein MRAAVYHGRDDVRLEQVPVPRIGSGELLIKVHTCGICGTDLKKIGTGSHSAPRIFGHETAGVVVETGAGVTKFSPGDRVSVFHHIPCGECFYCRHKVFAQCPVYKQVGCTAGYEPSGGGFSEYVRVMDWIVARGGVVKLPPEVSFEQASFIEPINTCMKGIQTLRLQPGETVLVMGQGPIGIMLGVLAQREGANVFTSDLFPQRLTIANGFGLGRSIDASQADAVKAVCQWTEGRGADAVVLAVAGTSLIRAAIEAARPGGRVLLFAQTVRGEAVIDPATICVDEKSLLGSYSASIDLQQEAVSFVCRREMDLERLITHRFPLSRALEALNLAAHPRPESMKVVIQPALEPGSPGS; encoded by the coding sequence ATGCGCGCCGCCGTCTATCACGGCAGGGACGACGTTCGCCTCGAACAGGTGCCCGTGCCCAGGATCGGATCGGGAGAATTGCTGATCAAGGTTCATACCTGCGGTATTTGCGGCACGGACTTGAAAAAAATCGGCACCGGTTCCCACTCTGCGCCCCGCATCTTCGGCCATGAAACCGCCGGTGTGGTGGTCGAAACCGGCGCCGGGGTGACCAAGTTTTCGCCCGGCGACCGGGTCAGCGTGTTCCACCATATCCCGTGCGGGGAATGCTTTTACTGCCGCCATAAGGTCTTTGCCCAGTGCCCGGTTTACAAGCAGGTGGGCTGTACGGCTGGGTACGAGCCCAGTGGGGGCGGCTTTTCCGAATATGTGCGGGTCATGGACTGGATTGTTGCCCGAGGCGGAGTAGTCAAACTACCGCCGGAGGTCTCCTTCGAGCAGGCCTCCTTCATCGAACCGATCAATACCTGCATGAAAGGCATTCAGACTTTGCGCCTCCAACCGGGTGAGACCGTGCTGGTGATGGGACAGGGTCCCATCGGTATCATGTTGGGAGTATTGGCCCAACGAGAAGGTGCAAATGTATTCACTTCCGATTTGTTCCCCCAGAGGCTTACAATAGCTAATGGTTTTGGCCTAGGCAGATCCATTGACGCGTCGCAGGCAGATGCGGTCAAAGCCGTGTGCCAATGGACGGAAGGACGTGGGGCTGACGCCGTGGTTCTGGCGGTAGCCGGGACTTCTTTGATACGCGCGGCTATCGAGGCCGCGCGCCCGGGTGGCAGGGTTCTGTTATTTGCCCAGACGGTTCGTGGAGAGGCCGTCATTGATCCCGCCACAATCTGTGTCGATGAGAAGAGTCTTTTGGGCTCCTATAGCGCTTCCATTGACCTGCAACAGGAGGCTGTGAGTTTTGTTTGCCGCCGCGAAATGGACTTGGAGCGGCTCATCACTCACCGGTTCCCCCTCTCCAGGGCTTTGGAGGCATTGAACTTAGCAGCTCATCCCCGGCCAGAATCGATGAAAGTCGTCATCCAGCCGGCTTTGGAACCAGGATCACCGGGTTCATAA
- the hpnA gene encoding hopanoid-associated sugar epimerase: MKAFVTGATGFVGSHVARELALHGADLRLLVRESSPTSNIDDLPAERVIGDLREPDSLRTAVSGCEVVFHVAADYRLWTRDAADVQSMYRCNVEGTRGLIDAARQAGVRRIVYCSTVATMGFTGNGHPADERSPVGLDDMIGHYKRSKFIAEQVAIEAGKSGGDVVVVNPTTPVGERDLKPTPTGRIILDFLKRKFPAYVDTGLNLVDVHEVARGHLLALEKGAPGERYILGGENLTLKQILDKLAAITGLASPRVRLPYVVALAAGVGDTVVSGRFLHREPRVTLDAVRMGRKKMWVSSEKAQCQLGFNLVPVEDALRRAAQWFQANGYVH, translated from the coding sequence ATGAAAGCTTTTGTTACAGGAGCGACCGGCTTTGTCGGAAGCCACGTGGCGCGTGAACTCGCTCTCCACGGAGCCGATTTGCGCCTGTTAGTCCGGGAGTCCAGCCCGACCAGCAACATCGACGATTTGCCCGCCGAACGCGTTATCGGAGACCTCAGGGAGCCGGATTCGTTGCGCACGGCCGTTTCCGGTTGTGAGGTGGTTTTTCATGTCGCCGCCGATTACCGGCTCTGGACACGCGATGCCGCCGACGTGCAGTCGATGTACCGCTGCAATGTCGAGGGGACGCGGGGATTGATTGATGCGGCGCGTCAGGCCGGCGTGCGGCGCATTGTGTACTGCTCCACCGTGGCGACCATGGGCTTCACCGGCAATGGTCATCCGGCCGACGAACGTTCCCCGGTCGGTCTGGATGACATGATCGGGCACTACAAGCGCTCCAAATTCATCGCGGAACAAGTAGCGATCGAGGCAGGCAAGTCCGGCGGCGATGTGGTGGTAGTGAATCCGACCACGCCCGTCGGCGAGCGCGATCTGAAGCCGACGCCGACCGGCCGCATTATTCTCGATTTTCTGAAACGGAAGTTCCCGGCTTACGTGGATACAGGGTTGAATCTGGTGGATGTGCACGAAGTCGCCCGCGGACATCTTCTCGCGCTGGAAAAAGGCGCGCCGGGAGAGCGTTACATTCTTGGCGGCGAGAACCTGACCTTAAAGCAGATCCTGGACAAGCTGGCGGCCATTACCGGTCTGGCGTCGCCCCGGGTGCGCCTGCCCTACGTGGTCGCGCTCGCTGCCGGCGTGGGCGATACCGTGGTGAGCGGACGTTTTCTCCATCGTGAGCCCCGCGTCACCCTGGATGCGGTCCGCATGGGTCGAAAAAAAATGTGGGTATCTTCCGAGAAAGCGCAGTGCCAATTGGGTTTCAACTTGGTACCCGTAGAAGACGCCTTGCGCCGAGCCGCCCAATGGTTTCAGGCGAATGGTTATGTCCATTGA
- the ispH gene encoding 4-hydroxy-3-methylbut-2-enyl diphosphate reductase, protein MSENSQKSILLLKPRGFCAGVVRAIDIVRIALETFGPPIYVRKEIVHNRYVVEELSAKGAIFVDNVDDVPAGERVIYSAHGVAPEVREASLERNLRVIDATCPLVTKVHVEAVKFAKEGYSLILIGHRDHDEVIGTLGEAPAVTQVVGSAQEVAKLEVADPDRVAYLTQTTLSLDETRDIVEALKRKYPNAKGPAAQDICYATENRQTAVKHIASEVDLLLVVGSDNSSNSKRLVEVAGSLRTPAYLIENYRAIRPEWLQSVRNVAVTAGASAPECLVEEVVEFLRSKGFTNVREVEVMPENVRFGLPPEIVEAIGSAPAAAAVE, encoded by the coding sequence ATGAGCGAAAACAGCCAGAAATCGATCCTTTTGTTGAAGCCGAGGGGCTTCTGCGCCGGCGTAGTGCGGGCTATCGACATTGTCAGGATTGCCCTGGAAACCTTCGGCCCTCCCATTTATGTGCGCAAGGAAATTGTACATAACCGCTACGTGGTGGAGGAGTTGTCGGCAAAGGGCGCAATCTTCGTGGACAATGTTGACGATGTTCCCGCCGGCGAACGCGTCATCTACAGCGCTCACGGCGTTGCCCCCGAAGTACGCGAAGCCAGTTTAGAGAGGAACTTGCGCGTCATCGACGCCACTTGCCCGCTAGTCACCAAGGTACACGTCGAGGCGGTCAAGTTCGCCAAGGAAGGCTATTCGCTCATCCTGATCGGCCACCGTGATCATGACGAGGTCATTGGCACCCTTGGTGAGGCGCCGGCGGTCACCCAGGTCGTCGGTTCCGCCCAGGAGGTCGCGAAGCTTGAGGTAGCGGACCCGGACCGCGTCGCTTACCTCACGCAGACCACCCTCAGCCTCGACGAAACGCGGGACATCGTGGAAGCCCTCAAGAGAAAATATCCGAATGCCAAGGGCCCGGCGGCGCAGGATATCTGCTATGCCACCGAAAACCGGCAGACCGCCGTGAAGCACATTGCCAGCGAAGTCGATCTGCTGCTGGTGGTGGGTTCGGATAACAGTTCGAATTCCAAGCGCCTGGTCGAGGTTGCCGGAAGCCTGCGCACGCCGGCGTACCTGATCGAGAACTATCGCGCTATACGGCCGGAGTGGCTGCAGTCAGTGCGGAACGTCGCCGTGACCGCGGGTGCTTCCGCGCCCGAGTGCCTTGTCGAAGAGGTGGTCGAGTTCCTCCGCAGCAAAGGATTTACCAACGTTAGGGAAGTCGAAGTGATGCCGGAGAACGTCCGCTTCGGGCTGCCGCCGGAAATCGTGGAAGCGATTGGCAGCGCTCCCGCCGCCGCTGCGGTGGAGTAA
- the shc gene encoding squalene--hopene cyclase yields MKFGKIDDMLSRVAAAVEAARKYLFSIQHEDGYWCGELEADSTLESDYIAMHTLLGTGDQKKFAKAARWILDHQNEDGGWPIFPGGPSDISASVKAYFALKLAGYSAEDSPLQRARRKIHELGGPTCANTYTKIYLCFFGQYDWFAVPAIPPEIVLFPKWFWFNIYEISSWSRAIFIPLAIVYAKKPYKKIPPEMGIEELFPGGRDNSNLYLHWDSKIISWRNVFLFLDRMTHWLERFHIRPLRSVALRAAEEWMLERFEMSDGLGAIYPAMMNSIIALRCLGYSVDDPQFIRAMDEFESLGIEEETTFRMQPCKSPVWDTAYALHALGESGVSPQDPRMVASADWVLKKQVTHKGDWSVKNREGQPAGWYFEFNNEFYPDVDDTAQVCLALDHVDHPNERYQHESVKRAIDWVFSMQCRNGGWASFDKDNDKLVFQYIPFADHNAMLDPATADITGRVLEMLAAHGYTRQDKRVQRAIDFLLGEQEPDGCWFGRWGCNYIYGTHLVLRGLEAIGIDHNEPYVQQAAEWLRMVQNPDGGWGESVWSYHDPVTRGIGPSTASQTAWAILGLLAVGDTRSDSVHKGIAYLLKTQERDGSWCEPWDTGTGFPKVFYLKYHMYAEYFPLLALATYQKVMLAADAAATVPRARNSAPRPEFGEG; encoded by the coding sequence ATGAAGTTTGGCAAAATCGACGACATGTTGAGCCGCGTCGCTGCCGCCGTCGAGGCGGCGCGAAAGTATCTGTTCTCGATCCAGCATGAGGACGGCTATTGGTGCGGCGAACTCGAGGCCGACTCCACTCTCGAGTCCGATTACATCGCCATGCACACCCTGCTCGGCACCGGCGATCAGAAAAAGTTTGCCAAGGCTGCGCGCTGGATTCTCGATCACCAGAACGAGGACGGCGGCTGGCCCATTTTTCCCGGCGGGCCGTCTGACATCAGCGCCTCGGTCAAGGCATACTTCGCGCTCAAGCTGGCCGGCTACAGCGCCGAAGATTCTCCGCTGCAGCGCGCCCGCCGGAAGATCCATGAGCTCGGCGGGCCCACTTGCGCTAATACCTACACCAAGATTTATCTCTGCTTCTTTGGACAGTACGACTGGTTCGCCGTCCCGGCAATCCCCCCGGAAATCGTCCTCTTTCCTAAGTGGTTCTGGTTCAACATCTACGAAATTTCTTCCTGGTCGCGCGCCATCTTTATTCCGCTCGCCATCGTCTACGCCAAGAAGCCTTACAAAAAAATTCCGCCGGAGATGGGCATTGAGGAGCTGTTTCCCGGGGGGCGCGACAACTCCAATCTGTACCTGCATTGGGACTCGAAAATCATCAGCTGGCGCAACGTCTTTCTCTTTCTCGACCGCATGACGCACTGGCTCGAACGTTTTCACATCCGGCCGTTGCGTTCCGTCGCTCTGCGCGCGGCCGAGGAGTGGATGCTGGAGCGGTTTGAGATGAGCGACGGCCTCGGCGCCATCTATCCGGCCATGATGAACTCCATCATCGCCCTGCGCTGCCTCGGTTATTCGGTCGACGATCCCCAGTTCATTCGCGCCATGGATGAATTTGAATCGCTTGGCATCGAGGAAGAGACCACGTTCCGCATGCAGCCTTGCAAGTCGCCGGTGTGGGACACGGCGTACGCCCTCCACGCGCTGGGCGAGAGCGGCGTCAGCCCGCAAGACCCACGCATGGTCGCTTCCGCCGATTGGGTCCTGAAGAAACAGGTCACGCATAAGGGTGACTGGTCGGTAAAAAACCGCGAGGGGCAGCCGGCCGGTTGGTATTTTGAATTTAACAACGAGTTTTATCCCGACGTGGACGACACCGCCCAGGTTTGTCTCGCGCTCGATCACGTGGATCATCCCAATGAGCGCTACCAGCACGAGTCGGTGAAGCGCGCCATCGATTGGGTCTTTTCCATGCAGTGCCGCAATGGCGGTTGGGCGTCTTTTGACAAGGACAACGACAAGCTGGTGTTCCAGTACATTCCCTTCGCCGACCACAACGCCATGCTCGATCCCGCGACCGCTGACATCACCGGCCGCGTGCTCGAGATGCTGGCTGCCCACGGTTACACCCGGCAGGACAAACGCGTGCAGCGCGCCATCGATTTCTTGTTAGGCGAGCAGGAGCCCGATGGTTGCTGGTTCGGCCGCTGGGGGTGCAATTACATTTACGGGACCCATCTTGTGCTTCGCGGTCTGGAAGCCATCGGCATCGATCACAACGAGCCTTACGTACAGCAGGCTGCCGAGTGGCTACGAATGGTGCAGAATCCCGACGGCGGCTGGGGGGAAAGCGTCTGGTCGTATCACGATCCCGTCACTCGCGGAATCGGCCCCAGTACGGCGTCGCAGACTGCATGGGCCATTCTTGGCTTGCTGGCTGTCGGTGATACGCGTAGCGACTCGGTGCACAAGGGAATCGCTTACCTGCTGAAGACGCAGGAACGCGATGGTTCCTGGTGCGAGCCCTGGGATACAGGAACCGGGTTCCCCAAGGTTTTTTACTTGAAGTACCACATGTACGCCGAATATTTTCCGCTGCTCGCATTGGCGACCTATCAAAAAGTCATGCTTGCCGCAGATGCAGCCGCCACCGTCCCGCGGGCCCGGAATTCCGCGCCGCGCCCAGAATTCGGAGAAGGTTAA
- the hpnH gene encoding adenosyl-hopene transferase HpnH produces MPVPVSQMWTVASYVLKQKLKGRKRYPLVLMLEPLFRCNLACAGCGKIQYPGHVLKMQLSPEECFRAVEECGAPTIAIPGGEPLLHPQICEIVAGLVDRKKYIYLCTNALLLKQKIDLFKPSKFLTFSVHVDGQREHHDFSVCLEGGYEKAIEGIKEALARGFRVTTNTTLFDGADPKSVRAFFDEMMKLGVEGMMLSPGYSYDKAPDQSHFLGRARTRRLFRGILSNRKESWRFNMSPLFLEFLMGKRDYPCTPWGMPTFNVFGWQKPCYLLQDGYADTFAELMQSTEWERYGTESGNPKCANCMVHSGYEASAVNDTFSSWRGFWDTVRATLSSSYEDSQALELLEEEVRPVHAFNPLVQIDSNAPQETRV; encoded by the coding sequence ATGCCTGTACCGGTATCCCAGATGTGGACGGTTGCCAGCTACGTCCTTAAGCAGAAGCTGAAGGGACGCAAGCGCTACCCGCTCGTCCTCATGCTGGAACCGCTGTTCCGCTGCAACCTGGCGTGCGCCGGGTGTGGCAAGATCCAGTATCCCGGCCACGTGCTCAAGATGCAGTTGAGCCCCGAAGAATGCTTCCGCGCGGTGGAAGAATGCGGCGCGCCGACCATCGCCATACCCGGCGGTGAGCCGCTGCTGCACCCGCAGATTTGCGAGATCGTCGCCGGCCTGGTGGACCGGAAGAAGTACATTTATCTCTGCACCAATGCGCTGCTGCTCAAGCAGAAAATCGACCTCTTCAAGCCCAGCAAATTCCTGACCTTCTCTGTCCATGTGGACGGCCAGCGGGAACACCATGATTTTTCGGTATGCCTGGAGGGCGGCTACGAAAAAGCCATCGAGGGAATCAAGGAGGCGCTGGCACGCGGCTTCCGCGTCACCACCAACACCACCTTGTTCGACGGAGCAGATCCCAAGAGCGTGCGCGCTTTTTTCGACGAGATGATGAAGCTCGGTGTCGAAGGCATGATGCTCTCGCCCGGCTACTCCTATGACAAGGCCCCGGACCAGAGTCATTTCCTCGGCCGAGCTCGCACTCGCCGGCTCTTCCGCGGCATTCTTTCCAATCGCAAAGAGAGCTGGCGCTTCAACATGTCGCCGCTTTTTCTCGAATTTCTGATGGGCAAACGCGATTACCCGTGCACGCCCTGGGGCATGCCTACCTTCAACGTCTTTGGCTGGCAGAAACCCTGTTACCTGCTGCAGGACGGCTACGCCGACACCTTCGCCGAGCTTATGCAAAGCACGGAGTGGGAGCGCTACGGCACCGAATCCGGCAATCCCAAGTGCGCCAATTGCATGGTGCACAGCGGCTACGAAGCCTCTGCCGTGAACGATACCTTCAGCTCCTGGCGCGGGTTCTGGGACACCGTGCGCGCCACCCTCTCCAGCAGCTACGAAGATTCCCAGGCGCTCGAGCTTCTCGAGGAGGAAGTTCGCCCGGTGCATGCCTTCAATCCCCTGGTGCAGATCGACAGCAACGCTCCCCAGGAGACACGGGTGTGA
- a CDS encoding phytoene/squalene synthase family protein encodes MTVLTQSGPAPSAPRVASLQLRTAYGVCRHITRKSARNFYYGFLVLPRRKRDGLSAIYAFMRYADDISDDPQLTPDEKRLKLNEWLESLHRVVGGERTDDPVLMATADSQRRFKIPIDLLETLVYGTAMDVPRPELPQPVPGNPQLMYRSFDDLYNYCYHVASVVGLVCIRVFGYRDPAAEILAERCGIAFQLTNIIRDVKEDAAMGRIYLPQEDLDRCAIGPSMFRSPNPAAFRPLLEMAADRAREFYGSGRQLITYIDEDSRPALWTLIEIYSRLLEKIAGRNYDVFTERVRLTTYEKLRILSKGLWRRIKE; translated from the coding sequence ATGACTGTCCTTACCCAAAGCGGCCCGGCTCCGAGTGCGCCACGCGTCGCGTCACTTCAGTTGCGCACCGCCTACGGAGTCTGTCGCCACATCACGCGCAAGTCGGCGCGTAATTTCTATTACGGTTTTCTCGTCTTGCCGCGCCGCAAGCGCGACGGCCTGAGCGCCATCTATGCCTTCATGCGCTACGCCGACGACATCAGCGACGACCCGCAACTCACGCCTGACGAAAAGCGACTGAAACTCAATGAGTGGCTCGAATCTCTGCACCGCGTAGTTGGCGGCGAGCGCACCGACGATCCCGTTCTGATGGCAACCGCCGACAGCCAGCGCCGCTTCAAGATTCCCATCGACCTGCTGGAAACACTGGTTTACGGCACCGCCATGGACGTGCCTCGCCCCGAACTCCCGCAGCCCGTGCCCGGGAATCCCCAATTGATGTACCGCAGCTTCGACGACCTCTATAACTACTGCTACCACGTTGCGTCCGTTGTCGGCCTGGTTTGCATTCGAGTTTTTGGCTATCGCGACCCGGCGGCCGAAATTCTTGCCGAACGCTGCGGCATCGCCTTCCAACTCACCAATATCATTCGCGATGTGAAGGAAGATGCCGCCATGGGCCGCATCTATCTGCCGCAAGAAGACCTCGACCGCTGCGCCATCGGACCCTCGATGTTTCGCTCTCCCAACCCTGCGGCCTTCCGCCCCTTGCTGGAGATGGCAGCCGACCGTGCCCGCGAGTTCTACGGTTCCGGACGCCAGTTGATTACCTATATTGACGAAGACAGCCGGCCGGCGCTTTGGACCTTGATCGAGATCTACAGCCGTCTTCTGGAAAAAATTGCCGGCCGCAACTACGACGTCTTCACCGAGCGCGTGCGCCTTACCACCTACGAAAAGCTCCGCATTTTATCCAAGGGCCTGTGGCGGCGGATCAAGGAATGA
- a CDS encoding zinc-binding dehydrogenase, translated as MTAAVLYGKEDVKIERVPIPRVGHGEVLIKVQVALTCGTDLKVYQRGYHARMIVPPALFGHELAGVIEEVGPGVKGFRTGMRVVALNSAPCQMCFYCSKHQENLCEDLLFNNGAYAEYIKIPRRIVESNMLAVPSNVTYEEAAMVEPLACVLRGLHETSLEIGDTVVVIGGGPIGLMFVQVAKLKGCNVIAVAKRDSQVNAAKRLGADDVVQITQVQDAVDAVRALTPDRRGADVVIEAVGRPEAWEWSIDMVRKGGTVNFFGGCASGTKVSLDTNRLHYSEIALKATFHHTPETVRKAFALIAERKIRGADYITGEAPLSRLQQVLRHMLNRNGDIKTAIIPGH; from the coding sequence ATGACTGCAGCGGTCCTCTACGGTAAAGAGGACGTGAAGATTGAACGCGTTCCCATACCCCGTGTCGGTCACGGTGAGGTCCTGATCAAGGTCCAGGTAGCGTTGACCTGTGGCACCGATCTCAAGGTATACCAGCGCGGATATCATGCTCGCATGATTGTCCCGCCGGCCTTGTTCGGCCATGAATTGGCCGGCGTCATCGAGGAGGTTGGACCTGGGGTCAAGGGTTTCCGCACCGGCATGCGCGTGGTGGCGCTGAATTCCGCGCCTTGCCAGATGTGTTTCTATTGCTCCAAGCACCAGGAAAATCTTTGCGAAGACCTGCTCTTCAACAACGGCGCCTACGCCGAGTACATCAAGATTCCGCGCCGCATCGTGGAAAGCAACATGCTCGCCGTTCCCAGCAATGTTACGTACGAAGAAGCGGCCATGGTCGAGCCGCTGGCCTGCGTCCTGCGCGGACTTCACGAAACCAGCTTGGAAATCGGCGATACTGTGGTCGTGATTGGCGGCGGTCCTATCGGTCTCATGTTCGTTCAGGTTGCCAAGCTGAAGGGTTGCAATGTGATCGCAGTCGCCAAGCGCGATTCCCAGGTCAATGCCGCTAAGCGTCTCGGCGCAGATGACGTGGTGCAGATCACGCAGGTCCAGGATGCGGTCGATGCTGTGCGCGCCCTCACTCCAGATCGCCGCGGTGCCGACGTTGTCATTGAAGCCGTTGGCCGCCCGGAAGCCTGGGAATGGTCCATCGACATGGTTCGCAAGGGAGGGACGGTTAATTTCTTTGGCGGGTGTGCCAGCGGCACCAAGGTCTCGCTCGATACCAATCGCCTGCACTATTCCGAGATCGCGCTCAAGGCGACCTTCCATCACACGCCGGAAACCGTGCGCAAAGCATTCGCCCTCATCGCCGAACGCAAGATTCGTGGCGCGGACTACATCACCGGCGAGGCGCCCTTGTCGCGCCTGCAGCAGGTCCTACGCCACATGCTCAATCGGAACGGCGACATCAAGACCGCCATTATTCCGGGCCACTGA